The following are encoded in a window of Aerococcus sanguinicola genomic DNA:
- a CDS encoding GHKL domain-containing protein — translation MTWASYYHIRQDGSLFRLFKGIFNDRIFTIPLLCFIGLTILSDFFYQNPNLSYAKVLMGLLTFMAFQLLLALLLAFLYYRRKIADQAAESQALRTEDLALYLDRLKDNQNSIRKIRHDLNDLLSLSQLMVRDQDFDHLADYLDKLSTYVKEEMPQETSSNLADLQQIEDQDLRYLLMSKLLEWEKAGIPYHFECFYPLKTLPINSFDLMRCLAILLNNASEGRQAARPSHEEMIDILMLADDQGLEIQVTNPSPAITVQEAKQTGFSTKEGHRGLGLTNLEEILSAYPNALLNLTYQEGRFHAQLYLTYL, via the coding sequence GTGACTTGGGCTAGTTATTACCATATTCGTCAAGATGGCAGTCTTTTTCGACTCTTTAAGGGAATTTTTAACGATCGAATATTCACGATTCCTCTCTTATGTTTTATTGGTCTGACCATTCTCTCTGACTTCTTTTACCAAAATCCCAACTTATCTTATGCCAAGGTCTTAATGGGCCTGCTCACTTTCATGGCCTTTCAACTCTTACTCGCCCTCCTCCTCGCCTTCCTCTACTACCGGCGCAAGATAGCGGACCAGGCGGCTGAGTCCCAGGCCTTGCGAACGGAAGACTTGGCCCTCTACCTGGACCGCTTGAAAGATAATCAGAACAGTATTCGAAAGATCCGCCACGACCTCAATGACCTCTTGTCCTTGTCCCAATTGATGGTCCGCGACCAGGACTTCGACCACTTGGCAGACTACCTAGACAAGTTGTCGACCTATGTGAAAGAAGAGATGCCCCAGGAGACTTCATCCAACCTGGCCGACCTCCAGCAGATTGAAGACCAGGACCTGCGCTATCTCCTCATGTCCAAGCTCTTGGAGTGGGAGAAGGCGGGGATTCCCTACCACTTCGAATGCTTCTATCCTCTGAAGACTCTGCCGATCAACAGCTTCGACCTCATGCGCTGTCTGGCGATCCTGCTTAATAATGCCTCTGAAGGCCGGCAAGCGGCGCGTCCCAGCCATGAAGAGATGATCGACATCCTCATGCTGGCCGATGACCAGGGTCTGGAGATCCAGGTGACCAATCCCAGTCCTGCGATTACAGTCCAGGAAGCCAAGCAGACCGGCTTTTCTACCAAGGAGGGCCATCGCGGACTAGGCCTGACCAACCTGGAAGAGATCCTCAGCGCCTATCCCAATGCCCTCCTCAACTTGACCTATCAGGAGGGCCGCTTCCATGCCCAACTCTACCTGACCTATCTCTAG
- a CDS encoding 2-keto-3-deoxygluconate permease, translated as MLEKIKKIPAGTFLVPMFISMVLYTLWPNLFKIGGISQSLLAGEGQGFIIGLLCFCSGVGIDLKRLVRVLKRQGILFLVKLGIAFLVTIAYLRFFGDGGIWGMPAIAVATALLSINPAIYLSISEDYGNEDDPYAFGLTSLFCIPLFPMIIFGLVYSSGGFDWMPVISTLLPMLLGIILGNLDKQFAELFGPGLNVLIPWLGWSIGQGTNVLEAIKAGPTGILLTLMVIIFMSPLFLVDYKILGNDGTAGLAMLNVAGLSTSVPVVLATTYPQLLDYQTAAVSQILASVVILSFLSPVLTERWVNHLQKKEAE; from the coding sequence ATGTTAGAAAAAATTAAAAAGATACCGGCAGGGACTTTTCTCGTCCCCATGTTTATCTCGATGGTTCTGTATACCTTGTGGCCCAATCTCTTTAAGATCGGAGGGATCAGCCAGTCCCTCTTAGCTGGGGAAGGCCAGGGTTTTATTATTGGCTTGCTCTGCTTCTGTTCGGGAGTGGGGATTGACCTCAAACGCTTGGTCCGAGTTCTCAAGCGCCAGGGGATTCTCTTTCTCGTTAAGCTGGGGATCGCCTTCCTGGTTACTATTGCCTACCTGCGTTTCTTTGGCGATGGCGGTATCTGGGGAATGCCAGCTATTGCGGTAGCGACCGCCCTCTTGAGTATTAACCCAGCCATCTATCTCTCCATCAGTGAAGACTATGGCAATGAAGATGACCCTTACGCTTTCGGCCTAACCAGTCTCTTCTGTATCCCCCTCTTCCCGATGATTATTTTCGGCTTGGTCTACTCCAGCGGGGGCTTCGACTGGATGCCGGTGATTTCAACCCTCCTTCCGATGCTCCTAGGGATTATCTTGGGGAATCTCGATAAACAGTTTGCGGAACTCTTTGGGCCGGGACTCAATGTCTTGATCCCTTGGCTGGGCTGGTCGATTGGCCAGGGGACCAATGTCTTAGAAGCCATCAAAGCTGGACCAACCGGCATCCTTCTAACCCTGATGGTCATCATCTTCATGTCGCCCCTCTTCCTGGTTGACTACAAGATCCTGGGCAATGATGGGACAGCTGGCCTGGCCATGCTCAATGTGGCCGGCCTGTCGACCTCCGTACCCGTCGTCCTCGCAACCACCTATCCCCAACTCTTAGATTATCAGACCGCCGCTGTCTCTCAGATCCTCGCCTCCGTCGTCATCCTCAGTTTCCTCAGCCCTGTGTTGACCGAACGCTGGGTCAACCACCTCCAGAAAAAAGAAGCTGAATAA
- a CDS encoding LytR/AlgR family response regulator transcription factor, with amino-acid sequence MHPVYLLEDNPSQLQAITGIIEDYILFHDASFYLAKASSDPQAIVAAFPDQPSQPGLYFLDIEIEGQAEGLALAQEIKHLDPFGRIAFITAHPSYAPLTLKHHLEPLAYIHKEDFDSLRQEIIICFELFYQRLYPGQETKTPNIQIKSGSQTYLVDPKDLFSIQTTQKPHILEFTTRSSTLQSYGALKDFDQLPGFFRLSQSALVNLDLVDQVAPLKRRVTLSNGQVFSFSRKYRASLNQALAERKARSDQKDN; translated from the coding sequence ATGCACCCCGTTTATCTCTTAGAGGATAATCCCAGCCAGCTCCAAGCCATCACAGGCATCATCGAAGACTACATCCTCTTCCATGACGCCAGCTTCTACTTGGCCAAGGCCAGCAGTGACCCCCAAGCCATTGTGGCGGCTTTCCCCGACCAGCCTAGCCAACCAGGCCTCTACTTCCTAGACATCGAAATCGAGGGCCAGGCAGAAGGTCTAGCCCTGGCCCAAGAGATCAAGCACTTAGACCCCTTCGGACGGATTGCCTTCATCACCGCCCACCCCTCCTATGCGCCCCTGACCCTCAAACACCACCTGGAGCCCCTGGCCTATATCCACAAAGAAGATTTCGACAGCTTGCGCCAAGAGATCATCATCTGCTTCGAGCTCTTCTACCAGCGCCTCTATCCTGGCCAGGAAACAAAGACGCCCAACATCCAAATTAAGTCGGGCTCACAAACCTATCTCGTCGACCCAAAAGACCTCTTCAGTATCCAAACCACCCAGAAGCCCCATATCCTAGAGTTCACTACCCGGTCCAGCACCCTACAAAGCTACGGTGCCCTCAAAGACTTCGACCAACTTCCCGGCTTCTTCCGCCTCTCCCAGTCCGCCCTCGTCAACCTAGACTTAGTCGACCAGGTCGCCCCGCTTAAACGCCGGGTAACCCTAAGCAACGGCCAAGTCTTCAGCTTCTCCCGCAAGTACAGAGCGAGCCTCAACCAAGCCCTGGCTGAGCGGAAAGCTCGGTCTGACCAAAAAGACAATTAA